CACGGCGAACGGCGTCGCCAGAGCCGCTTCCATGACGACTGACGCCTCCATCACGCCGTGCGCCGAGACGAACGCCATGCGCGCGAAGGTGCTGACGAGGAAGAGCGCCTGCAGCGTGGCCTTGAGTTGGTCGGGTGCGCCGGGGCGGCTGTAGACGTAGGCGATCAGCGGCGGGCCGCCGCTGTTGAAGGCGCCGCCGAAGAGGCCGCTCAGGCCGCCAGCGACGGCGTCGCCGAGCGTCGTCTCGGGAACGCGAAGCGGCTTGGCGGTGAGATTCCAGATCGAGACCGCGACGACGAACGCGCCGAGCACGCGCACCAGGGTGCGCCCGTCGATCGCCGTGAGCGCGAACACCCCGCCGAGCACGCCCAGCGCGAGCCACGGCGAGATGCGCAGCACGGCGCGGCGGTCGACGTGCGCGCGCAGCTGCCAGAACAGGCTCGCGGTGACGAACGGGCTCGCGAGGTTCACGAGGTTTGCGGCGTGCGCGAGTGGAAGCGTCAGCGAGAGCAGCGCGGTCGCGACGATGCCGAAGCCGAAGCCGAACAGGCCCGCGAGGAACGACGCAAACAGCACGATCGCAGCGGTGAGCACGGCGCCGTCGGGGAGCATCGCGCGCAGTCGTTAGCAGGCGGGTCGGACCTCTCGTTCCGCGAGACCTCCCGGGTTGGGCGCGCCGGTAACTCGTGTGACAATGCCGAGCTGCGCCGGTATCGACGCGTCCATCAGGAAACTCATGCCCTCCGTCAACGACATCCTCGAGGTTCGAGGCGCCGCCGAGCACAACCTGAAGCGCGTCGACGCGCGCATTCCGAAGCAGAAGCTCGTCGTGTTCACGGGGCCGTCGGGCTCGGGCAAGTCGTCGCTCGCGTTCGACACGCTCTACGCCGAGGGCCAGCGCCGCTACGTCGAGTCGCTCTCCGCGTACGCGCGCCAGTTCCTCTGGCAGATGGAGAAGCCGCGCTACGACCACATTCGCGGGCTCTCGCCGACGATCTCGATCGAGCAGAAGGCGGCCAGTAACAACCCGCGCTCGACGGTCGGCACGATCACCGAGATCTACGACTACCTGCGCGTGCTGTACGCGCGCGTCGGCCGGCAGCATTGCCACAATTGCGGCGAGCCGGTCGAGCGCCTCTCGGCGGCGGAGGTCTCGGAGCGCCTCGCGAAGCTCGCGCCCGGGACGCGCTTCCAGCTCGCCGCGCGCATCGCGGAGAACCGCAAGGGCGAGTTTCGCGACGAGCTCGAAGACGCCGTGCGCGCGGGTTTCTCGCGCTTCCGCATCGACGGCGAAGCGGTGCGCGGAGACGAGCTGCCGGCACTCGACAAGAAGAAGAAGCACACGATCGACATCGTCGTGGATCGCCTCGTCGCGCCGGAGTCGCGCGACGCGAAGTACGAGTCCCGCCTGACAGATTCGGTGGAGACGGCGCTGAAGCGCGGCAGCGGCGCGCTGCTCGTCGCCTTCGACGGCGAGGAGCGCCTCTACTCCGAGCACCTCCACTGCCACATCTGCGACCTCGGCTTCCCCGAGCTCTCGCCGCAGAGCTTCTCGTTCAACTCGCCGCTCGGCATGTGCCCCGACTGCAACGGCCTCGGCACCAAGCCCGAGATGGACCCCGAGCTGGTCGTGCCCGACCCGAGCAAGTCCGTGCGCGACGGCGCGATCGAGCCGTGGCGGACGATTCTCGAGCGCGGCGATTCGTGGACCGGCTCGATCGTGAAGAACGTCGCGAAGCAGTACGGCATCGACCTCGACGCGCCGTGGAAGGATCTCGGAAAGAAGCAGCGCGACATCCTCTTGTTCGGCACCGGCGACAAGCGCATCGCGCTCTCGATGAAGTTCGCGACGGGCAAGATCGAGTTCGAGCGCCCGTTCGAGGGCGTGCTGAACGAGCTCTACCGCCGCTTCCGCATGACCAAGTCCGAGGGCATGAAGAAGTGGTACATGCGGTACCTCTCGGAAGCGGAGTGCAAGACCTGCGACGGCTTGCGCCTGCGCCCGGAGTCGAAGGCGGTGCGCGTGAGCGCGCGCAGCCTGCCGGAGCTGGCGCGCCTCAACGTCGCCGACGCGCGCGAGTTGTTACGAACGCTCGAGCTCGGCGCGAACGAGCGCACGATCGCGGGCGAGGTGCTGAAGGAGATCGACGGCCGCCTCGGCTTCCTGCTCGACATCGGCCTCGGCTACCTCACGCTCGATCGCCCCGGGCCGTCGCTCTCGGGCGGCGAGAGCCAGCGCATCCGCCTCGCGTCGCAGATCGGCAGCGAGCTCACGGGCGTGCTCTACATCCTCGACGAGCCCTCGATCGGCCTCCATCAGCGCGACAACGGGCGCCTGCTCGCGACGCTGAAGCGGCTGCGCGACATGTCGAACACGGTGATCGTGGTCGAGCACGATCAGGAGACGATCGAGGAAGCGGACTTCGTGCTCGACTTCGGCCCCGGCGCGGGCGCTGCCGGCGGCGAGGTGGTGTTCGCGGGCACGCCCGCGCAGATGCGCAAGTCGAAGCGCTCGCTCACCGGAGCGTACTTATCAGGGCGCCTCGCGATCGAGACGCCGGAGAAGCGCCGCAAGGGTTCGGGGAAGTGCGTGCGGGTCGAGGGCGCGCGCGAGCACAACCTGAAGAACGTCGATGTCGAGTTTCCGCTCGAGACGCTCACCGCGGTGACCGGTGTGTCGGGCGCCGGCAAGAGCACGCTCGTGAACGCCGTGCTGTATCCGGCGCTTCGCCGCGCATTCCACGGCAGCCACGAGCCGCCCGGCGCGCACGACCGCATCCAAGGTCTCGGCCACATCGACAAAGTGATCGACATCGACCAGAAGCCGATCGGCCGCACGCCGCGCAGCAACCCGGCGACGTACACGAAGATCTTCGACGAGATCCGCGAGGTGTTCGCGACGACCCCCGACGCGCGCACCTACGGCTACAAGGCGGGGCGCTTCTCGTTCAACGTGAAGGGCGGCCGCTGCGAGGCGTGCGAGGGCGACGGCGTCAAGAAGATCGAGATGCACTTCCTCGCCGACGTGTTCGTGCCGTGCGACGTGTGCAAGGGCAAACGCTTCAACGACGCGACGCTGCGCGTGCGCTTCAAGGGCCTCAACATCGCCGAAGTGCTCGAGCTCTCGGTCGACGAAGCGCTGCGCGTGTTCGAGAACCAGCCGAGAGTGCTCTCGGGGCTGCGCACGCTCGGCGAAGTCGGGCTCGGTTACCTGAAGCTCGGTCAGCCCTCGCCGACGCTCTCGGGCGGCGAGGCGCAGCGCATCAAGCTCGCGCGCGAGCTTTCGCGCGCCGCGACCGGCCGCACCTTCTACATCCTCGACGAGCCGACCACGGGCCTGCACTTCGAAGACTTGAAGAAGCTGCTCGCCGTGCTCGACCGCCTGGTCGACGCGGGCAACACCGTCGTCGTGATCGAGCACAACCTCGACGTGATCCGCTGCGCCGACTGGGTGATCGACCTCGGCCCCGAAGGCGGCGACGGCGGCGGGCGCGTGATCGCGCTCGGTACGCCGGAAGAAGTCGCGAAGAACCGCGAGAGCTACACGGGGCAGTACCTGAGGAAAGTGCTGTGAGCGCCGCAAGCGGCGCCTCGCCGCGCGCAGCGAGGCGGAGTCCTCGGAGCCGAGCGGAGATCGAACAGTGGCCTCGATGAAGGAACCGCTTCCGAGTGCGCAGCGCGCATCCGCCGCCGCGCGCCAGGCGGGAGTCGCGCGGCTGCTCGCGATCATGGCGCGGCTGCGCGATCCCAGGACGGGCTGCCCGTGGGATCTCGAGCAGACCTTCGCGTCGATCGCGAAGCACACGCTCGAAGAGGCGTACGAGGTCGAGGACGCGATTCGCGGCGGCGACATGGACGCGCTGCGCGACGAGCTCGGGGACTTGTTGTTGCAGGTCGTCTTCCATGCACGCATGGCGGAGGAGGGCGGGCACTTCGACTTCGACGCGGTCGCGCATGCCATCGCGGACAAGCTCGTGCGCCGGCATCCGGGGATCTTCAGCGACGCCGAGATCGCGACGGTCGAGCTGCAGCTCGCGAGCTGGGAGCAGATCAAGCAGCAGGAGCGCGCTGCGAAGAACGCAGCGGCCGGCGCGAAGAACGCGAAGCTCGCCGCGCTCGAAGAGGTGCCGATCGGCCTGCCTGCGCTCACGCGCGCCGCGAAGCTGCTGCGCCGCGCCGAGCGCGAAGGCCTCGGCGATCTCGCACCGAGCGCGCGCGAAGCCGGCGCCCTCGACGAGGCCACGCTCGGCGACGCACTCCTCGCGCTCGTGTCGCGCGCACAAGCCGCCGGCCTCGACGCCGAGGACGCCCTGCGCGCCGCGAACGCAAGACTGCTCGAGCGAGCACGAGATCGCGTGAAGTGATCTCGACTTCACACAGCCTCTCCGCGCCTGACAAACCTCGATGCATTGACGCGCCGAGAGAACGCCAGATCACGCTCGCAGTCGAACGCTCCGACCAAGCGGGTCGGCCGAGGCCGCAAGCGAAGCGCGCAGCGAGCCGAAGGCGAGCGAAGTCAACCGAGAGGATTCGCCGACGCGTTTCCAAGTCTGAGTCGACCTGGATGCATCGATACGCGTCGGCGAAGCGCGCAGCAGCGGGCGAGTCTTCGAGCCCGATGCGAAGTAAACAAGGAAGAACGCGCACCTCTGCCTGAGGTGCCACTAGGAGCTTCGATGTCCCGCCGTGATCAGATCCGCATGACTGACTCCGAGATCGCCACGTACCTCGCAAAAGCGCAAACCCTCACCATCGTCACGATCAACAAGGACGGCACACCGCATCCCATGCCGATGTGGTTCGGGGTGGAGCCCGACGGCGCGATCGTGATGACGACGTTCACGAAGAGCCAGAAGATCACGAACCTGCAGCGCGACCCGCGCGCGACGCTGATGGTCGAGAGCGGCGGCGCCGTCTACTCGAACCTGAAGGGCGTCGTGATTTACGGGAAGGCCGAGTTGATCCGCGACACGGAGCAGGTCGTCGACATCCTCACGCGCGTCTCGACCAAGACGCTCGACAACCCCGATGACAAGGCGCGCGACGGCGTGCGCAACGCCGTGCGCGGCACCGCGCCGAAGCGCACCGGGATCCGAGTTCGCCCCGAGCGCATCGTGAGCTGGGACCACAGCAAGCTGGGCGGGGTGTACTGAGGGCTGCGGCGACGCGGGCTGGCAGAGCGCGCGCAGGCCGCGTGCGGCGCACGTTTACCAAGCCTTTACACGCCGGCGCTTCGCGCGCCGATAACTTCCTGCGATGAGTGCGAAGCAGCGCATTCTCGTGGTCGAGGACGAGCCCGCGATCCGGCGCGGTCTGCTCGACGTGTTCGCGCATCACGGCTTCGACGCGAACGGCGCTGCGACCGGCGAGGAGGGCCTGCGGCTCGGGTTATCAGGGAATCACGACCTGATCGTGCTCGACCTGATGCTGCCCGGGTTGTCAGGCTTCGACGTGTGCGAGCGCGTGCGCGAGGCGCATCCGCGGCTGCCGATCCTGATGCTCACCGCACGCGGCGCGGAGGACGACGTGCTGCGCGGCTTCAAGGTGGGC
The sequence above is drawn from the Deltaproteobacteria bacterium genome and encodes:
- a CDS encoding sulfite exporter TauE/SafE family protein → MLPDGAVLTAAIVLFASFLAGLFGFGFGIVATALLSLTLPLAHAANLVNLASPFVTASLFWQLRAHVDRRAVLRISPWLALGVLGGVFALTAIDGRTLVRVLGAFVVAVSIWNLTAKPLRVPETTLGDAVAGGLSGLFGGAFNSGGPPLIAYVYSRPGAPDQLKATLQALFLVSTFARMAFVSAHGVMEASVVMEAALATPFAVGGQYVGHALSSRLSGERFRRLAWAGLLALGVVLAARS
- the uvrA gene encoding excinuclease ABC subunit UvrA, with the protein product MPSVNDILEVRGAAEHNLKRVDARIPKQKLVVFTGPSGSGKSSLAFDTLYAEGQRRYVESLSAYARQFLWQMEKPRYDHIRGLSPTISIEQKAASNNPRSTVGTITEIYDYLRVLYARVGRQHCHNCGEPVERLSAAEVSERLAKLAPGTRFQLAARIAENRKGEFRDELEDAVRAGFSRFRIDGEAVRGDELPALDKKKKHTIDIVVDRLVAPESRDAKYESRLTDSVETALKRGSGALLVAFDGEERLYSEHLHCHICDLGFPELSPQSFSFNSPLGMCPDCNGLGTKPEMDPELVVPDPSKSVRDGAIEPWRTILERGDSWTGSIVKNVAKQYGIDLDAPWKDLGKKQRDILLFGTGDKRIALSMKFATGKIEFERPFEGVLNELYRRFRMTKSEGMKKWYMRYLSEAECKTCDGLRLRPESKAVRVSARSLPELARLNVADARELLRTLELGANERTIAGEVLKEIDGRLGFLLDIGLGYLTLDRPGPSLSGGESQRIRLASQIGSELTGVLYILDEPSIGLHQRDNGRLLATLKRLRDMSNTVIVVEHDQETIEEADFVLDFGPGAGAAGGEVVFAGTPAQMRKSKRSLTGAYLSGRLAIETPEKRRKGSGKCVRVEGAREHNLKNVDVEFPLETLTAVTGVSGAGKSTLVNAVLYPALRRAFHGSHEPPGAHDRIQGLGHIDKVIDIDQKPIGRTPRSNPATYTKIFDEIREVFATTPDARTYGYKAGRFSFNVKGGRCEACEGDGVKKIEMHFLADVFVPCDVCKGKRFNDATLRVRFKGLNIAEVLELSVDEALRVFENQPRVLSGLRTLGEVGLGYLKLGQPSPTLSGGEAQRIKLARELSRAATGRTFYILDEPTTGLHFEDLKKLLAVLDRLVDAGNTVVVIEHNLDVIRCADWVIDLGPEGGDGGGRVIALGTPEEVAKNRESYTGQYLRKVL
- the mazG gene encoding nucleoside triphosphate pyrophosphohydrolase codes for the protein MKEPLPSAQRASAAARQAGVARLLAIMARLRDPRTGCPWDLEQTFASIAKHTLEEAYEVEDAIRGGDMDALRDELGDLLLQVVFHARMAEEGGHFDFDAVAHAIADKLVRRHPGIFSDAEIATVELQLASWEQIKQQERAAKNAAAGAKNAKLAALEEVPIGLPALTRAAKLLRRAEREGLGDLAPSAREAGALDEATLGDALLALVSRAQAAGLDAEDALRAANARLLERARDRVK
- a CDS encoding TIGR03618 family F420-dependent PPOX class oxidoreductase is translated as MSRRDQIRMTDSEIATYLAKAQTLTIVTINKDGTPHPMPMWFGVEPDGAIVMTTFTKSQKITNLQRDPRATLMVESGGAVYSNLKGVVIYGKAELIRDTEQVVDILTRVSTKTLDNPDDKARDGVRNAVRGTAPKRTGIRVRPERIVSWDHSKLGGVY